In Nitratidesulfovibrio sp., the following are encoded in one genomic region:
- a CDS encoding FAD-dependent oxidoreductase, protein MNRSGLLERLKSGREFDLLVIGGGATGCGVAVDAATRGLDVALVDRADFAQGTSSRSTKLVHGGVRYLEKAVLQCDREQFGLVREGLRERGFLLANAPHLAHAVRLLTPVPSWKDAGYMFAGLTLYDLLAGRLGLGHSRFVSKRAAERMFPTLRMGDYKAAVTYWDGQFNDARMAVALARTANAHGATCCNHVEVTHLIKEGGRLRGAELRDMLTGETWTLRARGIINATGPMADTVRRMDDPGADEILKVSSGIHIVLEAGFTPPDLSLMIPKTEDGRVLFMIPWQNHVVFGTTDEHANPEHDPVPDVADIDYLLRYASKYLSRPVTRGDVRAVWSGLRPLVFAPGKGSTQELARTHVIEVSPAGLLTIAGGKWTSYRMMAQDTVDRADVAFGLNLTRPCVTRHLKVVGARGFIPGGHTEIAREYGVPVELAKALHGTYGDETGQVLAIARDENLGDRVHPDHPHIMAEVAFIVRNELAMRLVDVLVRRLPMGLLDVEHTLQAAPGVARIMAAELGWDAARTDAELQYLETYLSGWRAPRD, encoded by the coding sequence ATGAACAGGTCAGGGTTGCTGGAACGACTGAAGTCCGGTCGCGAATTCGATCTTCTGGTGATCGGCGGCGGGGCTACCGGTTGCGGCGTGGCCGTGGATGCGGCAACGCGCGGGCTGGACGTCGCGCTGGTCGATCGGGCCGATTTCGCGCAGGGCACCAGCAGCCGCAGCACCAAACTGGTGCACGGCGGGGTGCGCTACCTGGAAAAGGCGGTGCTGCAATGCGACCGCGAACAGTTCGGCCTGGTGCGCGAAGGCCTGCGCGAACGCGGCTTTCTGCTGGCCAACGCCCCCCATCTGGCCCACGCGGTGCGCCTGCTGACGCCCGTGCCTAGCTGGAAGGACGCGGGCTACATGTTCGCGGGGCTTACCCTGTACGACCTGCTGGCCGGGCGCCTTGGGCTTGGGCACAGCAGGTTCGTGAGCAAGCGGGCGGCGGAACGCATGTTCCCCACCTTGCGCATGGGCGACTACAAGGCCGCCGTCACCTACTGGGATGGCCAGTTCAACGACGCGCGCATGGCCGTGGCCCTGGCCCGCACCGCCAACGCCCACGGCGCCACCTGCTGCAACCACGTGGAAGTCACCCACCTGATCAAGGAAGGCGGGCGGCTGCGCGGCGCGGAACTGCGCGACATGCTGACCGGCGAAACGTGGACCCTGCGCGCCAGGGGCATCATCAACGCCACCGGTCCCATGGCCGACACCGTGCGCCGCATGGACGACCCCGGCGCGGATGAAATCCTCAAGGTCAGCTCGGGCATCCACATCGTGCTCGAGGCGGGCTTTACCCCGCCGGACCTGTCGCTGATGATTCCCAAGACCGAAGACGGCCGCGTGCTGTTCATGATACCATGGCAGAATCACGTGGTGTTCGGCACCACCGACGAGCACGCCAACCCCGAGCACGACCCCGTGCCCGACGTGGCCGACATCGACTACCTGCTGCGCTACGCCAGCAAGTACCTGTCGCGGCCCGTCACGCGCGGCGATGTGCGCGCGGTGTGGAGCGGGCTGCGGCCACTGGTGTTTGCGCCCGGCAAGGGCAGCACCCAGGAACTGGCCCGCACCCACGTCATCGAGGTCTCGCCCGCCGGGCTGCTGACCATAGCGGGCGGCAAGTGGACCAGCTATCGCATGATGGCCCAGGACACCGTGGACCGCGCCGACGTGGCCTTCGGCCTGAACCTGACGCGCCCCTGCGTGACCCGCCACCTGAAGGTTGTCGGCGCGCGCGGGTTCATCCCCGGCGGCCACACCGAAATCGCGCGCGAATACGGCGTGCCGGTGGAACTGGCCAAGGCGCTGCACGGTACCTACGGCGACGAGACCGGGCAGGTGCTGGCCATTGCCCGCGACGAGAACCTTGGCGACCGGGTGCACCCCGACCACCCGCACATCATGGCCGAGGTTGCCTTCATCGTGCGCAACGAACTGGCCATGCGCCTGGTGGACGTGCTGGTGCGCCGCCTGCCCATGGGCCTGCTGGACGTGGAACACACGCTTCAGGCCGCACCGGGCGTTGCCCGGATCATGGCCGCCGAACTCGGTTGGGATGCAGCCCGGACCGACGCGGAATTGCAATACCTCGAAACGTATCTTTCGGGGTGGCGCGCGCCCAGGGATTAA
- a CDS encoding MIP/aquaporin family protein: MKELSLGREMVSEFMGTMVLIIFGAGNVAMTVLFGKGLNITWDNITFGWGLAVLLGIMAGLPSGAHINPAVTLALAATGRFPWKKVLPFSIAQVAGGFVGAAIVFIDFHAKWIGADPQLASTAGIFCTFPAITTSYLPGFIDQIIGTAVLMFGILAIGDFAGKNNIGWIGGILVALLVVAIGMSLGAMHGYAINPARDFGPRFFALVAGFTQPNLMEPGIVLVPIVGPLIGGPLGAFIYDWTTGAVHKAQSA; encoded by the coding sequence ATGAAGGAGCTTTCGCTGGGACGGGAAATGGTGTCCGAATTCATGGGCACCATGGTCCTGATCATCTTCGGTGCAGGCAACGTGGCCATGACCGTGCTTTTCGGCAAGGGCCTGAACATCACCTGGGACAACATAACCTTCGGCTGGGGTCTCGCCGTGCTGCTGGGCATCATGGCTGGCCTGCCCTCGGGCGCGCACATCAACCCCGCCGTAACCCTGGCGCTGGCGGCCACCGGCCGCTTCCCCTGGAAGAAGGTGCTGCCTTTCTCCATCGCGCAGGTGGCGGGCGGCTTTGTCGGCGCAGCCATCGTGTTCATCGACTTCCACGCCAAATGGATTGGTGCCGACCCGCAACTGGCCAGCACGGCGGGCATCTTCTGCACCTTCCCGGCCATCACCACGTCCTACCTGCCGGGCTTCATCGACCAGATCATCGGCACTGCCGTGCTGATGTTCGGCATCCTCGCCATCGGCGACTTCGCGGGCAAGAACAACATCGGCTGGATCGGCGGCATCCTGGTGGCGCTGCTGGTGGTGGCCATCGGCATGAGCCTTGGCGCCATGCACGGGTACGCCATCAACCCCGCGCGCGACTTCGGTCCGCGCTTCTTCGCCCTGGTGGCGGGTTTCACCCAGCCCAACCTGATGGAACCCGGCATCGTGCTGGTGCCCATCGTCGGCCCGCTGATCGGCGGCCCGCTCGGTGCGTTCATCTACGATTGGACCACGGGTGCCGTGCACAAGGCCCAGTCTGCCTGA
- the glpK gene encoding glycerol kinase GlpK yields the protein MTKYVLALDQGTTSSRAILFSREGDIIQISQKEFTQIYPQPGWVEHNANEIFDTESWVMRDCLKQAGIDGSQVVAAGITNQRETTVVWDKASGAPVYNAIVWQDRRTAGFCDELKARGLADTFRQKTGLVLDAYFSGTKVRWILENVPGARAKAEKGELLFGTIDTWLIWNLTKGKVHATDESNASRTLMFNINTGQWDDELLGILGVPRSMLPTVTRSSEVVGEIHPEFLGKAIPIAGNAGDQQAATYGNACLKPGMAKNTYGTGCFMLMNTGKEVHASKNNLLTTVAWATPSGRYFALEGSVFIAGAVVQWLRDGLGIIKDAPEVEQLALSVPDNGGVYLVPAFAGLGAPHWDQYARGTMVGITRGSTKAHIARAALESIALQTLDIMDCMQKDAGIKLAALRADGGATRNNLLMQFQADVLGVPVERPKVTETTALGAAYLAGLAVGFWKSEEEIEAMWQLDRRFEPNMSAETREKLVYDWQRAVERAKAWAQE from the coding sequence ATGACCAAGTACGTTCTCGCACTTGACCAGGGCACCACCAGCTCTCGCGCCATCCTTTTCTCGCGCGAAGGCGACATCATCCAGATTTCCCAGAAGGAATTCACCCAGATATACCCGCAGCCGGGCTGGGTGGAACACAACGCCAACGAGATTTTCGACACCGAATCGTGGGTCATGCGCGACTGCCTGAAGCAGGCGGGCATCGACGGTTCGCAGGTGGTGGCCGCAGGCATCACCAACCAGCGTGAAACCACGGTGGTCTGGGACAAGGCCAGCGGCGCGCCGGTGTACAACGCCATCGTGTGGCAGGACCGCCGCACGGCGGGCTTCTGCGACGAACTGAAGGCGCGCGGCCTGGCCGATACCTTCCGCCAGAAGACCGGCCTTGTGCTCGACGCCTACTTCTCCGGCACCAAGGTGCGCTGGATTCTCGAAAACGTGCCCGGCGCCCGCGCCAAGGCCGAAAAGGGCGAGCTGCTGTTCGGCACCATCGACACCTGGCTCATCTGGAACCTGACCAAGGGCAAGGTGCACGCCACCGACGAATCCAACGCCAGCCGGACCCTGATGTTCAACATCAACACCGGCCAGTGGGACGACGAACTGCTCGGCATTCTCGGTGTGCCGCGCTCCATGCTGCCCACGGTGACCCGCTCGTCCGAAGTGGTGGGCGAGATTCATCCGGAATTCCTGGGCAAGGCCATCCCCATCGCCGGCAACGCGGGCGACCAGCAGGCCGCCACCTACGGCAACGCCTGCCTGAAGCCCGGCATGGCCAAGAACACCTATGGCACCGGTTGCTTCATGCTCATGAACACCGGCAAGGAAGTGCACGCCAGCAAGAACAACCTGCTGACCACCGTGGCCTGGGCCACCCCTTCGGGGCGCTATTTCGCCCTTGAAGGCAGCGTGTTCATCGCCGGTGCGGTGGTGCAGTGGCTGCGCGACGGCCTTGGCATCATCAAGGACGCCCCCGAGGTGGAACAGCTGGCCCTGAGCGTGCCGGACAACGGCGGCGTGTACCTGGTGCCCGCCTTTGCGGGCCTTGGCGCGCCGCATTGGGACCAGTACGCGCGCGGTACCATGGTGGGCATCACCCGTGGCTCCACCAAGGCGCACATCGCTCGCGCGGCGCTGGAATCCATCGCCCTGCAAACCCTGGACATCATGGATTGCATGCAGAAGGATGCGGGCATCAAGCTGGCGGCCCTGCGCGCCGACGGCGGCGCCACCCGCAACAACCTGCTGATGCAGTTCCAGGCCGACGTGCTGGGCGTGCCGGTGGAACGGCCCAAGGTGACGGAAACCACGGCGCTGGGCGCGGCCTACCTGGCCGGTCTGGCCGTGGGCTTCTGGAAGAGCGAAGAGGAAATCGAAGCCATGTGGCAGCTCGACCGCCGCTTCGAACCCAACATGTCCGCCGAGACCCGTGAAAAGCTGGTGTACGACTGGCAGCGGGCTGTGGAGCGGGCCAAGGCCTGGGCGCAGGAATAG
- a CDS encoding helix-turn-helix transcriptional regulator — MTIPRAIPDIAALPRPVFARAESLSAGSWTHPHSHDWVQFSYAVHGVLEVRTRQGSHMAPPQRAIWIPAGLPHEVMTSGPAEQRSLYIDPVALSPLWGTAPDHCRVVEVTPLARELVLAFTRLRADYDERSAPGRLVRVLLDELVALPEAGLSLPLPTDARLAALCEAMLDAPGEDHSLPRLAARAGMSDRTLTRLFRAETGLSLREWRQRARMLAALPELERGRGVTAVALEMGYDSTSAFIAAFRQLMGRTPGEFFSPTARE, encoded by the coding sequence ATGACCATCCCCCGCGCCATACCCGACATCGCCGCATTGCCCCGCCCGGTGTTCGCCCGTGCGGAATCGCTGTCCGCCGGGTCGTGGACCCATCCGCACAGCCATGACTGGGTGCAGTTCAGCTATGCCGTGCACGGCGTGCTGGAGGTGCGCACCCGCCAGGGCAGCCACATGGCCCCGCCGCAGCGGGCCATCTGGATACCGGCCGGTCTGCCGCACGAGGTGATGACCAGCGGCCCGGCGGAGCAGCGCAGCCTGTACATCGACCCCGTCGCGCTGTCCCCGCTGTGGGGCACCGCCCCCGACCACTGCCGGGTGGTGGAGGTGACGCCGCTGGCCCGCGAACTGGTGCTGGCCTTCACCCGGCTGCGCGCGGACTATGACGAACGCAGCGCACCGGGGCGGCTGGTGCGGGTGCTGCTGGACGAACTGGTGGCCTTGCCGGAGGCCGGACTGTCGCTGCCGCTGCCCACCGATGCCCGGCTGGCCGCCCTGTGCGAGGCCATGCTGGACGCCCCCGGCGAAGACCATTCGCTGCCGCGCCTGGCCGCGCGGGCAGGCATGAGCGACCGCACCCTGACCCGGCTGTTCCGGGCAGAGACGGGACTATCGCTGCGCGAATGGCGCCAGCGGGCGCGCATGCTGGCCGCCCTGCCGGAACTGGAGCGCGGACGCGGGGTTACCGCCGTGGCCCTGGAGATGGGCTACGATTCCACCTCGGCGTTCATCGCCGCCTTCCGCCAGTTGATGGGCCGCACGCCGGGAGAATTCTTCAGCCCTACGGCACGGGAATAG
- a CDS encoding AraC family transcriptional regulator, whose amino-acid sequence MRTRTAISDALPAPRAPRDDVTWTAASRLPGLDLLRARYTRQVFARHFHEGYALGVIEGGALRFRYLGRDHVAVRGAVNLVAPGETHDGHGVGDAGWAYRMFYLDPDIVRMAGEEAGLPHGALPDFASGVLDDPELAAAIDALHRDMERAGPCMPTLAQETRLSAVLARWIARHAAQRVPAARPLRTGGEQAAVRRARDYLDAHCADDVRLADLAGVACLSPFHLARAFAAAVGLPPHAYLVQARVRRARQLLSAGSTPADAAAATGFADQSHLTRAFRAQVGVTPARFRKMLQDAHGTWAVAFVENRLSTEDSHDHANTAPNGRAGADACRPGAGDGGGNVTRR is encoded by the coding sequence ATGCGTACCCGCACCGCCATATCCGATGCTTTGCCCGCACCCCGTGCCCCACGGGACGATGTGACCTGGACAGCCGCCTCGCGCCTGCCGGGGCTGGACCTGCTGCGGGCGCGCTACACGCGGCAGGTGTTCGCCCGGCACTTTCACGAGGGCTACGCACTGGGCGTCATCGAAGGCGGGGCCTTGCGCTTTCGCTATCTGGGGCGCGACCATGTGGCCGTGCGCGGCGCGGTGAACCTGGTGGCCCCCGGAGAGACGCACGACGGGCATGGCGTTGGCGATGCGGGCTGGGCCTACCGGATGTTCTACCTCGACCCGGACATCGTGCGCATGGCCGGAGAAGAGGCGGGCCTGCCGCACGGCGCGTTGCCCGATTTCGCCAGCGGCGTGCTGGATGACCCGGAACTTGCGGCGGCCATCGATGCCCTGCACCGCGACATGGAACGCGCCGGACCCTGCATGCCCACCCTGGCGCAGGAAACGCGCCTTTCCGCCGTGCTGGCCCGCTGGATAGCCCGCCACGCGGCCCAGCGCGTGCCCGCCGCCCGCCCGCTGCGTACAGGGGGAGAACAGGCGGCGGTACGCCGCGCCCGCGACTATCTGGACGCCCATTGCGCCGACGACGTGCGGCTGGCGGACCTGGCCGGGGTGGCCTGTCTCAGCCCGTTCCACCTTGCCCGCGCCTTTGCCGCCGCCGTGGGGCTGCCCCCGCACGCCTATCTGGTGCAGGCGCGGGTGCGCCGGGCCCGGCAACTGTTGTCCGCAGGCTCCACGCCCGCCGATGCGGCGGCAGCGACGGGCTTTGCCGACCAGAGCCACCTTACCCGCGCCTTTCGGGCGCAGGTGGGGGTAACCCCGGCCAGATTCCGCAAGATGCTTCAAGACGCGCACGGCACATGGGCCGTAGCCTTCGTGGAAAATCGCCTTTCCACGGAGGATTCCCATGACCACGCAAACACCGCGCCGAATGGCAGGGCAGGCGCAGACGCCTGCCGCCCCGGTGCCGGAGACGGCGGGGGCAACGTCACACGCCGCTGA
- a CDS encoding DMT family transporter — protein MTTQTPRRMAGQAQTPAAPVPETAGATSHAADIRTSGAAPGDAAPAVATLCSTPDAVAVVTCPATSPPALTPSVPTSSAPASAPTPRVTVCLPQSAAAPSHGPAWRAYLDLTAAMVIVGSSVAAARFVSLTLPPHLVQELRFLVAACIAVPLLYRREGGLPRLPARDWGVLFLQAAAGSLLFNVLLLAGVARLDAAAAGVVTSTTPAVMALASLVLLRERPGPRTLAGIACCVAGVLVLRLAPVSGAAAANAPGGAGTSGVDGLGLLLVLGAVCCETLFLLLGRTLRTPVSPLAASTACTLFGAVQFLPLALPQAHRVAELDVTGWLLVGYYGAVITVAAYIFWFRGVARVNAGTAGAFTAVLPVSALGFSALLLGEPVGWAHLAGVACVLCGIWCVTRR, from the coding sequence ATGACCACGCAAACACCGCGCCGAATGGCAGGGCAGGCGCAGACGCCTGCCGCCCCGGTGCCGGAGACGGCGGGGGCAACGTCACACGCCGCTGATATCCGGACTTCGGGCGCCGCGCCTGGCGATGCCGCCCCTGCCGTCGCCACGCTGTGCTCGACGCCTGATGCCGTGGCCGTTGTCACGTGCCCAGCCACGTCCCCCCCGGCGCTCACGCCATCGGTCCCCACGTCATCGGCCCCCGCCTCCGCACCCACGCCCCGCGTCACCGTGTGCCTGCCGCAGTCCGCTGCCGCGCCTTCACACGGTCCCGCATGGCGCGCCTATCTCGACCTTACCGCCGCCATGGTCATCGTGGGTTCGTCGGTGGCAGCGGCGCGTTTCGTCTCCCTGACGTTGCCGCCGCATCTGGTGCAGGAACTGCGCTTTCTGGTGGCCGCGTGCATCGCCGTGCCGCTGCTGTACCGGCGCGAAGGCGGCCTGCCGCGCCTGCCCGCGCGCGACTGGGGCGTGCTGTTCCTGCAGGCCGCCGCCGGTTCGCTGCTGTTCAACGTGCTGCTGCTGGCCGGGGTGGCCCGGCTGGATGCGGCGGCGGCGGGGGTGGTTACCAGCACGACCCCTGCGGTGATGGCGCTGGCCTCGCTGGTGCTGCTGCGCGAACGCCCCGGCCCGCGCACACTGGCGGGCATTGCCTGTTGCGTGGCGGGTGTGCTGGTATTGCGGCTGGCGCCCGTTTCCGGCGCGGCGGCTGCGAATGCGCCCGGTGGGGCGGGCACGTCCGGGGTGGACGGCCTGGGCCTTTTGCTGGTGCTGGGCGCGGTGTGCTGCGAAACCCTGTTCCTGCTGCTGGGGCGCACCCTGCGCACGCCCGTGTCGCCGCTGGCCGCGTCCACGGCGTGCACCCTGTTCGGCGCTGTGCAGTTTCTGCCCCTGGCCCTGCCACAGGCGCACCGCGTGGCGGAACTGGACGTCACCGGCTGGCTGTTGGTGGGCTACTATGGCGCGGTGATCACCGTTGCCGCGTACATCTTCTGGTTCAGGGGCGTTGCCCGCGTCAACGCCGGGACGGCGGGGGCCTTCACCGCCGTGCTGCCGGTGAGCGCGTTGGGCTTTTCCGCGTTGCTGCTGGGCGAGCCGGTGGGCTGGGCGCATCTGGCCGGGGTGGCCTGCGTGCTGTGCGGCATCTGGTGCGTGACGCGGCGCTGA
- a CDS encoding universal stress protein, producing the protein MKILVAVDSSQFSEKALAKAVELAQKGGAELIALAVAEQPLDMGEIAVPVDLSTHYKAVAAKALEKAAEVAKSKGVALRPVLEGGSSPADNIIELAKKEGADLIVTGSRGRTGLEKFLLGSVASKVVSHAACSVLVVR; encoded by the coding sequence ATGAAGATTCTCGTTGCCGTAGATTCGTCGCAGTTTTCCGAAAAGGCCCTGGCCAAGGCGGTGGAACTCGCCCAGAAGGGCGGCGCGGAACTGATTGCCCTTGCCGTGGCCGAACAGCCCCTGGACATGGGCGAGATCGCCGTACCCGTCGATCTTTCCACCCATTACAAGGCCGTGGCCGCCAAGGCGCTGGAAAAGGCCGCCGAAGTCGCCAAGTCCAAGGGCGTTGCACTGCGCCCGGTGCTGGAAGGCGGCAGTTCGCCCGCCGACAACATCATCGAACTGGCGAAGAAGGAAGGCGCGGACCTGATCGTCACCGGCAGCCGTGGCCGCACTGGGCTGGAAAAGTTCCTGCTGGGCAGCGTGGCCTCCAAGGTGGTGTCGCACGCCGCCTGCTCGGTGCTGGTGGTGCGGTAG
- the thiS gene encoding sulfur carrier protein ThiS — MTIRVNGQQMECETGTTLLQLLERMTLRPEAVVVERNGAIVKSGEYGATRLDQGDELELLHFVGGG; from the coding sequence ATGACGATACGCGTGAACGGACAGCAGATGGAATGCGAAACCGGCACGACGCTGCTCCAGTTGCTGGAGCGGATGACCCTGCGGCCCGAGGCCGTGGTGGTCGAGCGCAACGGCGCCATCGTGAAGTCCGGGGAGTACGGGGCCACCCGGCTCGATCAGGGAGACGAACTCGAACTACTGCACTTCGTGGGAGGGGGCTAG
- a CDS encoding thiazole synthase, whose translation MTHDTHDNDTLVIGGTALTSRLFIGTGKYGTDSLIPDVAGASGSQVITVALRRVDLANPRSNVLAHIPPHMRLLPNTSGARTAEEAVRIARLAQAAGCGNWIKIEVISDSRFLLPDGYATARATETLAKEGFVVLPYMNPDLYVARDLVNAGAAAVMPLGAPIGTNRGLRTAEMIGVLIEEIDLPVIVDAGIGKPSQACEAMEMGAAACLVNTAIATAGNPVTMARAFGEAVRAGRAAYLSGAGPVATGEASASSPLTGFLGE comes from the coding sequence GTGACGCACGACACACACGACAACGACACGCTGGTGATCGGAGGGACGGCCCTGACGAGCCGACTCTTCATCGGCACCGGCAAGTACGGCACCGACTCCCTCATCCCTGACGTGGCCGGGGCCTCGGGCTCCCAGGTCATCACCGTGGCGCTGCGGCGCGTGGACCTGGCCAACCCCAGGTCCAACGTGCTGGCCCACATTCCGCCGCACATGCGGCTGCTGCCGAACACCTCCGGCGCGCGGACGGCCGAAGAGGCCGTCCGCATCGCCCGGCTGGCGCAGGCCGCCGGGTGCGGCAACTGGATCAAGATCGAGGTCATTTCCGACAGCCGCTTCCTGCTGCCGGACGGCTACGCCACGGCCCGCGCCACGGAAACGCTGGCGAAAGAAGGCTTTGTGGTGCTGCCGTACATGAACCCCGACCTGTACGTGGCGCGCGACCTGGTCAACGCCGGGGCCGCCGCCGTCATGCCGCTGGGCGCGCCCATCGGCACCAACCGGGGGCTGCGCACCGCAGAGATGATCGGCGTGCTCATCGAGGAAATCGACCTGCCGGTCATCGTGGACGCGGGCATCGGCAAGCCCTCGCAAGCCTGCGAGGCCATGGAGATGGGCGCTGCCGCGTGCCTCGTGAACACGGCCATCGCCACGGCGGGCAACCCGGTGACCATGGCCCGCGCCTTTGGAGAGGCGGTACGCGCCGGGCGCGCGGCATACCTTTCGGGCGCGGGGCCGGTAGCCACGGGCGAGGCCAGCGCCTCGTCGCCGCTGACGGGTTTTCTGGGGGAATAG
- the thiH gene encoding 2-iminoacetate synthase ThiH: MSMYDVVREWTPRVADAPLRAVMESATADDVARVLRKGRLSPHDLLTLLSPAAATQLEAMARRARELTVRHFGRTIQLFTPLYLSNHCTNQCRYCGFNARNHIPRQRLTDQEIVAEGRAIAATGLRHLLLLTGDARQVSGPEYIAHAARLLAPLFPSLSVEVYSLTDAEYALLVEAGIEGMTMFQETYNEALYPELHPAGPKRDYHFRLGAPERAARAGMRAVGLGALLGLDDWRRDAFFTALHGHWLQRNYPHVDVSFSVPRLRPHAGAFQPAHTVSDHELVQVILAYRIFMPSAGITVSTRERADLRDNLIPLGVTRMSAGVSTAVGGHATHTDADGQGDGDGATPQFEISDPRSADAMASAIAARGYQPVYKDWESVLDGGYGCGIACAARRTPSGERAGAPTPAAPHATA; this comes from the coding sequence ATGAGCATGTACGACGTGGTCCGTGAATGGACCCCCCGCGTGGCGGACGCCCCCCTGCGCGCGGTGATGGAATCGGCCACGGCGGACGATGTTGCCCGCGTGCTGCGCAAGGGGCGCCTTTCGCCGCACGACCTGCTGACCCTGCTTTCTCCGGCGGCGGCCACCCAGCTGGAGGCCATGGCCCGACGCGCCCGCGAGCTGACGGTGCGTCACTTCGGGCGCACCATCCAGTTGTTCACCCCGCTGTACCTTTCCAACCACTGTACCAACCAGTGCCGGTACTGCGGCTTCAACGCGCGCAACCACATTCCCCGTCAGCGCCTGACGGATCAGGAAATCGTGGCCGAGGGCCGGGCCATTGCCGCCACCGGGCTGCGCCACCTGCTGCTGCTGACCGGCGATGCGCGGCAGGTTTCCGGGCCGGAGTACATCGCCCATGCCGCGCGGTTGCTGGCGCCGCTGTTTCCCTCGCTGTCGGTGGAGGTCTATTCGCTGACGGACGCGGAATACGCGCTGCTGGTGGAGGCGGGCATCGAGGGCATGACCATGTTCCAGGAAACCTACAACGAGGCCCTGTACCCGGAACTGCACCCCGCAGGCCCCAAGCGCGACTATCATTTCCGTCTGGGCGCGCCGGAGCGCGCCGCCCGCGCGGGCATGCGTGCCGTGGGCCTTGGCGCGTTGCTGGGGTTGGACGACTGGCGGCGCGACGCCTTTTTCACCGCCCTGCACGGCCACTGGCTGCAACGCAATTATCCCCATGTGGACGTAAGCTTTTCCGTGCCGCGCCTGCGCCCCCACGCCGGGGCCTTTCAGCCCGCGCACACGGTGTCCGACCATGAACTGGTACAGGTCATCCTGGCCTACCGCATCTTCATGCCCAGCGCGGGCATTACCGTTTCCACCCGCGAACGGGCAGACCTGCGCGACAACCTGATCCCCCTTGGGGTCACCCGCATGTCCGCAGGGGTCAGCACCGCAGTTGGCGGTCACGCCACGCATACGGATGCGGACGGGCAGGGGGATGGGGACGGCGCCACCCCGCAGTTCGAAATCTCCGACCCGCGCAGTGCCGATGCCATGGCCAGCGCCATCGCCGCGCGCGGCTACCAGCCGGTGTACAAGGACTGGGAATCGGTGCTGGACGGCGGGTACGGGTGTGGGATAGCGTGCGCCGCGCGACGCACCCCGTCCGGTGAACGTGCCGGGGCACCCACCCCGGCAGCCCCCCACGCCACGGCCTGA
- the thiF gene encoding sulfur carrier protein ThiS adenylyltransferase ThiF, whose product MSILSDGLARYLEHDHLERMAAARVGIAGAGGLGSNCAAMLVRSGLRRLVVADRDVVEPSNLNRQQYQPFHLGKSKVDALAESLRVIEPRLVVTARRVDLTPTNVADVFVGCDILVEALDEPEAKRMFVEAALEMGAFVVSASGMGGWGGPAMQMRRMGDRMVLVGDFTSEVGHDLPPLAPRVTMAAAMQADAVLSHILGPCPGFMA is encoded by the coding sequence GTGAGCATTCTTTCCGATGGTCTTGCCCGGTATCTCGAACATGACCACCTTGAACGCATGGCCGCGGCCCGCGTGGGCATCGCGGGGGCAGGGGGCCTTGGCTCCAACTGCGCCGCCATGCTGGTGCGCAGCGGTCTGCGCCGTCTTGTGGTGGCCGACCGCGACGTGGTCGAACCCTCCAATCTCAACCGCCAGCAGTATCAGCCGTTCCACCTCGGCAAGTCCAAGGTGGACGCGCTTGCCGAAAGCCTGCGCGTCATCGAGCCCCGCCTTGTGGTCACCGCCCGGCGCGTGGACCTGACCCCCACCAACGTGGCCGATGTGTTCGTGGGCTGCGACATTCTGGTGGAAGCCCTGGACGAACCCGAGGCCAAGCGCATGTTCGTGGAAGCCGCGCTGGAAATGGGCGCCTTCGTGGTGTCCGCCTCCGGCATGGGCGGCTGGGGCGGCCCGGCCATGCAGATGCGCCGCATGGGCGACCGCATGGTGCTGGTGGGCGACTTCACCAGCGAGGTGGGCCACGACCTGCCGCCGCTGGCCCCGCGTGTGACCATGGCGGCGGCCATGCAGGCGGATGCCGTCCTTAGCCACATACTCGGACCTTGCCCCGGCTTCATGGCATAA